In the Candidatus Kryptonium sp. genome, one interval contains:
- a CDS encoding exodeoxyribonuclease V subunit gamma, which translates to MGVILRFPPEKRTTEIEKDLIRREIKSRIENGNFDSFIYIVPTRRKIRELRRELLEFSNNNALPELNLFTLDLFAQALYYSAKLEKPKRLISDTIQSLVFQVAIENVIHELEYFKPPDEIKNKELPKGTLNKIIDTIIGLKEDGIYPEKLIDEVEKTKKSEDKKKLKDLAKIYEQYERILISNGFIDVPGIFQELNNLLNSKDVNTNFRSAFYNVDVIFIEGFSMFRLPEIELIKSLKGVEDLTIIIFFDYFERNDNLFGHLNECYNKFIEAGFARYEIKERTKTDKFAVHINKYLFNHNNSKFEGKYDAKDRVTLVEAKDRIDEVRTIARIIKKIVRERPDIDLSKICVATYRPEKYTNLFREIFPIYGIPANITDRYYLERSPLVSSIISLLEIPVNEYRIDEIIKVLMSPYFDFSAAVGRNLSADNIYSVSKELKIKRGRDYWCESVKNRIKVISSKIDSANDQDEREQLLREKKLLEDALNDYENFVTKIVDNFNETMKPSEFKNKLNEVLNQLKVSQQILKVPRRIATHNEVERDARAYQKFIEVVDELLEVFEFSMKRKEKYSLGYYVELIKKALPRVRYNIRQKYGYGVYVTALEETRGLDFDVMIIAGLVDTEFPSVYEPEVFLSEGLRKTRKMHKLDERYLFYQGVVNFKTHLYLTYPKMDAENELVRSSFIDSLEQVIEFEKVDSSVFGDWIYSKDELYERYGRFLKFNLDKLNTFDFVSKRFKKLVKNYEDNFRHILEISKINISRSESDKDDYREYKGFIEPADEERLKLKEQGDKIFSISQIETYAKCPYRYFVERVLTLKKIEEIEEFITPIERGILYHEVLYKFYTEWSKREKSIRKNENEAIQLIEKIAREKSKEFEVNHPLWEIEKRELIRSMINFVKEESKSDSSFKPTYFEVAFGPKVGARRNIDENLSTIEPIQLGKVKIQGKIDRIDVGDAGFIICDYKTGKSRISFNQVEKGIHLQIPLYIKIAEEIFNQKGKSIKGLGGYSYIVRGNVERVDVMIQEKIKTKKKNSSKVFNQDDFKLKIEEAVNKVNEFVDKITNGIFNLTEHDDEIQNICGNCPYIEICRINEVKFGIQIKSWG; encoded by the coding sequence ATGGGCGTAATTTTAAGATTCCCACCGGAAAAGCGGACAACGGAAATTGAAAAGGATTTGATAAGGAGGGAAATAAAAAGTAGAATAGAAAATGGGAACTTTGATAGCTTTATTTACATTGTCCCAACGAGAAGAAAAATAAGGGAACTGCGGCGAGAGCTACTTGAATTTTCTAATAATAACGCACTACCTGAATTAAATCTTTTTACCCTTGATCTTTTTGCGCAAGCTTTGTATTACTCCGCAAAACTTGAAAAACCAAAACGTCTTATCTCAGATACGATTCAATCTCTCGTGTTTCAAGTAGCAATTGAAAATGTTATTCATGAACTTGAATACTTCAAGCCACCGGATGAGATAAAAAACAAAGAACTTCCAAAGGGAACTTTAAATAAAATCATTGACACGATAATAGGCTTAAAAGAAGATGGAATTTATCCAGAGAAATTGATTGATGAAGTTGAAAAAACTAAAAAGAGTGAGGATAAGAAAAAACTCAAAGACCTTGCGAAAATTTACGAACAATACGAAAGAATTCTAATTAGCAATGGATTTATTGATGTCCCTGGGATTTTCCAGGAGTTAAACAATTTACTTAATTCTAAAGATGTCAATACAAACTTCAGGAGTGCGTTTTACAATGTTGATGTGATTTTCATTGAAGGTTTCTCAATGTTTCGTTTGCCAGAGATAGAACTTATAAAGAGTTTAAAAGGAGTTGAAGATCTGACGATCATTATTTTCTTTGACTATTTTGAAAGAAACGACAATCTGTTCGGACATTTAAATGAGTGCTATAACAAATTCATAGAAGCTGGATTTGCAAGATACGAGATAAAAGAGCGGACAAAGACCGATAAATTTGCAGTGCATATTAACAAATATCTTTTCAATCACAATAATTCAAAATTTGAAGGTAAATACGACGCAAAAGATAGGGTGACATTAGTTGAAGCAAAAGATAGGATTGACGAGGTGCGGACGATAGCTCGGATAATAAAAAAGATAGTGAGAGAGAGACCAGACATAGATTTGAGCAAGATCTGTGTTGCAACCTACAGACCTGAAAAATACACAAATCTTTTCAGAGAGATCTTTCCAATTTATGGAATTCCAGCGAACATAACAGATAGATATTACCTTGAGCGTTCACCGCTTGTTTCATCAATTATTTCATTACTTGAGATTCCAGTAAATGAATATAGGATAGACGAGATAATAAAAGTTTTAATGAGTCCGTATTTTGATTTCTCAGCAGCTGTTGGAAGAAATCTTAGCGCAGATAATATCTATTCCGTTTCAAAAGAATTGAAAATTAAAAGGGGAAGGGATTATTGGTGCGAAAGCGTTAAAAATAGGATTAAAGTAATAAGCTCAAAGATAGACAGCGCGAACGATCAAGATGAGCGTGAGCAACTTTTAAGAGAGAAAAAACTTCTTGAAGATGCCCTTAATGATTACGAAAATTTTGTGACTAAAATTGTTGACAATTTTAATGAGACAATGAAACCGTCGGAGTTTAAAAATAAACTCAATGAAGTTCTCAATCAACTCAAGGTTAGCCAACAAATTTTGAAAGTCCCAAGGAGAATTGCAACACACAATGAAGTTGAGAGAGATGCGAGAGCATATCAGAAATTTATTGAGGTTGTTGATGAACTTCTTGAGGTTTTTGAATTTAGCATGAAGAGGAAGGAGAAATATAGTTTGGGCTATTATGTTGAATTGATCAAAAAAGCTTTGCCAAGAGTTCGGTATAACATAAGACAAAAGTATGGTTATGGTGTTTATGTTACAGCGCTTGAAGAGACGCGTGGATTGGACTTTGATGTTATGATAATTGCTGGGCTTGTTGATACAGAATTTCCGTCGGTGTATGAGCCGGAAGTTTTCTTGAGTGAAGGCTTAAGAAAGACAAGGAAGATGCATAAGCTTGACGAACGCTATCTTTTCTATCAAGGGGTCGTCAATTTTAAAACTCATCTTTACTTGACCTATCCAAAAATGGATGCAGAAAATGAACTCGTTAGATCAAGCTTTATAGATTCGCTTGAGCAGGTGATTGAATTTGAAAAAGTTGATTCTTCCGTATTTGGAGATTGGATTTATTCAAAGGATGAGCTATATGAACGCTACGGTAGATTTTTAAAATTTAACTTGGATAAGCTTAACACGTTTGATTTCGTTTCAAAAAGGTTTAAGAAACTCGTTAAAAATTATGAGGATAATTTTAGACATATTTTGGAGATTTCAAAGATAAACATAAGCAGAAGCGAATCAGATAAAGATGATTATCGCGAGTATAAAGGGTTTATAGAGCCAGCTGACGAGGAAAGGTTGAAACTTAAAGAGCAAGGGGATAAAATCTTTTCAATTTCACAAATTGAGACATATGCTAAATGTCCTTACAGATATTTCGTTGAGAGAGTTTTGACGCTTAAGAAAATTGAAGAAATTGAGGAATTTATCACTCCAATTGAAAGAGGGATTCTTTATCACGAGGTGCTTTATAAATTTTACACTGAATGGAGCAAACGCGAAAAGAGTATCCGTAAAAATGAGAATGAAGCCATTCAATTGATTGAAAAGATAGCAAGGGAAAAGTCAAAAGAGTTTGAGGTTAATCATCCATTGTGGGAGATTGAAAAAAGAGAACTTATACGAAGCATGATCAACTTTGTTAAAGAGGAGTCAAAATCCGATTCAAGCTTCAAACCAACATATTTTGAAGTCGCCTTTGGTCCAAAAGTAGGTGCAAGGAGAAACATTGATGAAAACCTTTCAACTATAGAACCAATACAGTTAGGCAAGGTGAAAATTCAGGGTAAGATTGATAGAATTGATGTTGGAGATGCTGGTTTCATCATTTGCGATTATAAAACCGGGAAGAGTCGTATATCTTTCAACCAAGTTGAGAAGGGTATTCACCTTCAGATACCTCTTTACATAAAAATCGCTGAGGAAATTTTTAATCAGAAAGGAAAGTCAATCAAGGGGTTGGGCGGATATAGCTATATAGTCAGAGGCAATGTTGAAAGGGTTGATGTGATGATTCAAGAAAAAATTAAAACGAAAAAAAAGAATAGCTCTAAAGTTTTCAATCAAGATGATTTTAAATTAAAAATTGAGGAGGCAGTAAATAAGGTAAACGAATTTGTTGATAAGATAACTAACGGAATTTTTAACTTAACAGAACATGATGATGAAATACAAAACATCTGTGGGAATTGCCCATACATAGAAATTTGCAGGATAAATGAAGTTAAATTCGGAATTCAAATAAAAAGTTGGGGTTAA
- the rpsT gene encoding 30S ribosomal protein S20 — MPNLKSAERRMRKSERRRQRNRHYKSMMKTFIKKVKNAKTKEEAELMLKKVYSILDKLVVKGIIHKNRASSYKSKLAQFVNNFPAAQSQS, encoded by the coding sequence ATGCCCAATCTTAAGTCCGCCGAAAGGCGAATGAGAAAATCTGAACGAAGGCGTCAGCGCAATCGGCATTATAAGTCAATGATGAAAACTTTCATCAAGAAAGTTAAAAACGCCAAGACGAAAGAAGAAGCGGAACTTATGCTAAAAAAGGTTTATTCAATACTTGATAAACTTGTCGTCAAGGGAATAATTCACAAAAACAGGGCTTCCTCATACAAGTCCAAACTCGCTCAATTTGTTAATAATTTCCCCGCTGCGCAATCACAATCGTAA
- a CDS encoding acyl-CoA thioesterase, producing the protein MVSKVNAEKFKFKIQVQVRSFDLDSYGIVHNSVYLKYFEIARTEYIRQALGIDPDSFFFNDFYFVIARNTCNYISPAKFDEILDIYTRVSKIGNTSFEMEYMIKDSKTKRTIATGETVIVLLNRETFKPEPIPQNVKDSIFKFEKEDVILKENKT; encoded by the coding sequence GTGGTAAGCAAAGTTAACGCAGAGAAATTTAAATTTAAAATCCAAGTGCAGGTGAGAAGTTTTGATCTTGATTCTTATGGCATAGTTCATAACTCCGTTTATCTGAAATACTTTGAGATAGCAAGAACCGAATACATAAGACAAGCGCTTGGAATTGATCCCGATAGTTTCTTCTTCAATGATTTCTATTTTGTAATCGCAAGAAATACTTGCAATTACATTTCACCGGCAAAATTTGATGAAATACTTGATATTTACACCAGAGTTTCAAAAATTGGAAACACAAGCTTTGAAATGGAATATATGATTAAGGATTCAAAAACAAAAAGAACCATCGCAACTGGCGAAACTGTTATCGTCCTTTTAAATCGTGAGACATTCAAGCCAGAACCGATCCCACAAAATGTAAAAGATTCTATTTTTAAATTTGAAAAAGAGGATGTCATTTTAAAAGAAAATAAAACCTGA
- a CDS encoding aminodeoxychorismate/anthranilate synthase component II, which translates to MILIIDNYDSFTYNLVQYLGEFGVEMEIARNDAITIDEIEQMRPDAIIISPGPCTPYEAGISIEVIKKFHKSTPILGVCLGHQAIAVAFGGKIVKAPVVMHGKVSEIYHNNSDIFSGLPNPFKATRYHSLIVDKETLPDSLTITAWTKDGLIMGLRHKEFPTFGVQFHPESIMTEVGKEILKNFIYRRYSI; encoded by the coding sequence ATGATTTTGATAATTGACAATTATGATTCATTTACATATAACTTAGTGCAATATCTTGGTGAGTTTGGTGTTGAGATGGAGATCGCAAGAAACGACGCTATAACAATTGACGAGATAGAACAAATGAGGCCAGATGCTATTATCATTTCTCCAGGACCTTGCACTCCATATGAGGCTGGGATTTCAATTGAAGTTATAAAAAAATTTCATAAGTCAACCCCAATTCTTGGTGTTTGCCTCGGACATCAAGCAATAGCTGTTGCTTTCGGTGGCAAAATAGTAAAAGCACCCGTTGTTATGCATGGAAAGGTCTCGGAAATTTATCACAATAATTCAGATATATTTTCAGGATTGCCTAATCCATTCAAAGCAACACGATATCATTCTTTGATTGTTGATAAAGAAACTTTGCCCGATTCGCTTACGATCACAGCTTGGACGAAAGATGGTCTGATCATGGGTTTAAGACATAAAGAGTTTCCAACATTTGGAGTTCAATTTCATCCCGAATCAATCATGACAGAAGTCGGAAAAGAAATTTTAAAAAACTTCATCTACAGGAGATATTCCATCTAA
- a CDS encoding TIGR00730 family Rossman fold protein, protein MTDRILKDEQIWLESRQKDIWRIFRIMAEFVEGFDQMTKLGPCVSIFGSARTKPGHKYYEMAREVAKELVKAGFGIITGGGPGIMEAANLGAKEAGGLSVGINIELPLEQKFNPYVDVGIEFRHFFVRKVMFVKYAQGFVVLPGGFGTLDEFFEAVTLIQTGKTTRFPVVLMGSEYWEGLINWLNNTVLFEGNISPEDMTIFELTDDPKEAARIITEFYQENVVSPNF, encoded by the coding sequence ATGACGGATAGGATTTTAAAAGATGAACAGATATGGCTTGAGAGCAGGCAAAAAGATATATGGAGAATTTTTAGAATAATGGCTGAATTTGTGGAAGGATTTGATCAAATGACAAAACTTGGTCCCTGTGTTTCAATCTTTGGTTCTGCGAGGACGAAACCAGGACACAAGTATTATGAAATGGCTCGTGAGGTAGCAAAGGAACTTGTAAAAGCTGGATTTGGAATAATAACGGGTGGAGGTCCTGGAATAATGGAGGCTGCAAATCTTGGAGCAAAAGAAGCAGGCGGATTATCCGTCGGAATCAACATTGAACTTCCACTTGAACAAAAATTTAATCCATATGTTGATGTCGGAATTGAATTCAGACATTTCTTCGTCCGCAAGGTGATGTTTGTTAAATATGCACAGGGATTTGTCGTTTTGCCAGGTGGTTTCGGCACACTTGATGAATTCTTTGAAGCTGTAACTTTAATTCAAACTGGAAAAACAACTCGTTTTCCTGTTGTCCTCATGGGAAGCGAATATTGGGAAGGACTAATAAATTGGCTTAATAATACAGTCCTATTTGAAGGAAACATATCGCCAGAAGATATGACAATTTTTGAGCTTACAGATGACCCAAAGGAAGCTGCGAGGATAATAACTGAATTTTATCAAGAAAATGTTGTTTCACCGAACTTTTAA
- a CDS encoding ABC transporter ATP-binding protein — MIRLENLTKKFGDFIAVDNLTLEIKSGEFFGFLGPNGAGKTTTIKMIAGLIQPTSGKIFICGIDALKEPEKAKSYLAYIPDQPHMYDKLTGREFLYFIGGLFKMEKKKIKEKIDFLVEHFEIGKWVDRRIDEYSQGMKQRVVIASALLHDPKVIIIDEPMVGLDPRSAKIVKETLKQKSKEGVTIFMSTHSLEVAEELCDTIGIIKDGKLIAKFESKDIEEFKRSHDGKFEALFIELIK, encoded by the coding sequence ATGATTCGGCTTGAAAATTTAACAAAAAAGTTTGGTGATTTTATCGCAGTTGATAATTTGACGCTTGAAATAAAATCAGGGGAATTTTTCGGCTTTCTTGGTCCAAATGGTGCTGGAAAAACAACGACAATAAAGATGATCGCTGGATTGATCCAACCAACGAGCGGGAAAATTTTTATCTGTGGGATTGACGCATTAAAAGAACCCGAAAAAGCCAAAAGCTATCTTGCTTATATCCCAGATCAACCTCATATGTATGATAAATTAACAGGGCGTGAATTTTTATATTTCATTGGCGGTCTCTTTAAAATGGAAAAGAAAAAAATAAAAGAAAAGATTGATTTTCTTGTTGAACACTTTGAGATCGGCAAATGGGTTGACAGAAGAATTGATGAATATTCTCAAGGAATGAAACAAAGGGTCGTGATAGCTTCTGCTCTGCTTCACGATCCAAAGGTTATAATAATTGATGAGCCAATGGTTGGACTTGATCCAAGAAGCGCAAAAATTGTAAAAGAAACACTCAAACAGAAATCAAAAGAGGGTGTGACAATTTTTATGTCAACCCACTCACTTGAAGTCGCCGAAGAGCTATGCGATACAATAGGGATAATAAAAGATGGGAAACTGATTGCTAAATTTGAATCAAAAGATATTGAAGAATTTAAACGAAGCCACGACGGGAAATTTGAAGCCTTGTTTATTGAATTGATAAAGTAG
- a CDS encoding metal-sulfur cluster assembly factor, translated as MVTEEQVYEALRECYDPEIPINIVDLGLVYEVKIIDDWVGVKMTLTAPGCPAHTFISQQVRERLLKIPGVKDADVVVVWEPRWNPSMMSEKARMMLFGDLGLSPNEEGEENK; from the coding sequence ATGGTAACCGAAGAACAAGTATATGAAGCCTTAAGGGAATGCTATGATCCTGAAATTCCCATAAATATCGTAGATCTTGGCCTCGTTTATGAGGTTAAAATCATTGATGATTGGGTCGGTGTTAAAATGACGCTTACAGCTCCAGGCTGTCCAGCACACACATTCATAAGCCAGCAAGTGCGAGAACGACTGCTTAAGATACCAGGAGTAAAAGATGCTGATGTTGTAGTAGTGTGGGAGCCCAGATGGAATCCAAGTATGATGTCTGAAAAGGCAAGAATGATGTTATTTGGTGATTTGGGGTTATCTCCAAATGAAGAAGGTGAGGAGAATAAATAA
- the ugpC gene encoding sn-glycerol-3-phosphate ABC transporter ATP-binding protein UgpC, with protein MAEVKLENVSKIYPNNVVAVKDVSFEVKDGEFMVLLGPSGCGKTTTLRMIAGLEEVTKGYIYIDNKIVNDVPPKDRDIAMVFQNYALYPHMTVYENMAFGLKLRKYPKSEIDKRVKEAAKILGIEHLLDRKPKELSGGQRQRVAVGRAIVRNPKVFLFDEPLSNLDAKFRVQMRTEISKLHQKLGATMIYVTHDQVEAMTMGDRIVVMKDGIIQQIDTPLNLYNFPKNKFVAGFIGSPSMNFLDGKIIQDEGLKFVENNNGFKLSIPQEYYEKLKNYIGKEVVLGVRPEHIYDPVYTQISNGERIKVLVDVVEPMGNEIYVYFASATAQCVARISAHEELQTGIYKELMIDMKKVHFFDKSTEESILCK; from the coding sequence ATGGCAGAAGTTAAACTTGAAAATGTGAGCAAAATTTATCCAAATAATGTCGTCGCTGTTAAAGATGTGAGCTTTGAAGTTAAAGATGGTGAATTTATGGTTTTGCTTGGTCCTTCCGGTTGTGGAAAAACTACAACTTTGAGAATGATAGCAGGACTTGAGGAGGTCACGAAAGGTTATATCTATATTGATAACAAGATTGTCAATGATGTACCTCCAAAGGATAGAGACATAGCTATGGTTTTTCAGAATTACGCACTTTATCCGCATATGACCGTTTACGAAAATATGGCGTTTGGATTGAAACTTCGTAAATATCCAAAAAGTGAAATTGATAAAAGAGTCAAAGAAGCTGCAAAAATTCTTGGTATTGAACATCTGCTTGATCGCAAGCCGAAAGAGCTTTCTGGCGGGCAAAGACAACGCGTTGCTGTTGGGAGAGCGATAGTGAGAAATCCAAAAGTTTTTCTGTTTGATGAACCCTTAAGCAATCTTGACGCAAAATTTAGAGTTCAAATGAGAACTGAGATATCAAAACTTCATCAGAAACTTGGTGCAACGATGATTTATGTTACTCATGATCAAGTTGAGGCAATGACGATGGGAGATAGAATTGTCGTAATGAAGGATGGAATAATTCAACAGATAGATACACCTTTAAATCTTTACAATTTCCCTAAAAACAAATTTGTCGCAGGTTTCATCGGCAGTCCATCAATGAATTTTCTTGATGGAAAAATAATCCAAGACGAAGGATTGAAGTTCGTTGAGAATAATAACGGCTTTAAACTTTCAATCCCTCAAGAATACTATGAGAAGCTGAAAAACTATATCGGAAAAGAAGTTGTCCTCGGTGTTAGACCTGAACATATATATGACCCAGTTTATACTCAAATATCAAACGGAGAGAGAATAAAAGTTTTAGTTGATGTTGTTGAACCGATGGGAAATGAAATTTATGTTTATTTTGCGAGTGCAACTGCGCAATGTGTTGCGCGAATCTCTGCTCATGAGGAATTGCAAACAGGGATTTACAAAGAACTTATGATTGATATGAAAAAGGTGCATTTCTTTGATAAAAGCACGGAAGAATCAATTTTGTGTAAGTGA
- the aroA gene encoding 3-phosphoshikimate 1-carboxyvinyltransferase, which yields MKIQKVNKVSGVIHLPGDKSISHRVALISALSTGENEIENFLISDDTIRTLKCLADLGVEIDLSQKLKIKGKGIKNFQKPNSILDAGNSGTTIRLLAGILAGQNFDSEITGDDSLRRRPMMRIVKPLKLMGARIEATESGTAPLKIFAVEKLNPIEYELEVPSAQVKSCLIFAGLHADGKTTIIEKIPSRDHTERLLNLNVKNESGKRIIEVEPEIKIKPQHYVIPSDISSASFFIVAGLIIPNSHIVIKNVGLNPTRIGFIDVLKKMGAQIQIQNLKEVTNEPIGDLIVKSEKEINLKNLTLSGEIIPNIIDEIPILAIAGTVAEGTFEVRDAWDLRNKESDRIKAVVMNLRSMGVEVEEYEDGFAFEGGKKLRGTLIKTFGDHRIAMAFSIAGLIAEGETYIDEPDCVKISLPNFYEILKKIIN from the coding sequence GTGAAGATTCAAAAAGTAAATAAAGTAAGTGGAGTAATCCATTTACCGGGGGATAAATCAATCTCGCACCGTGTTGCTCTGATCTCTGCTCTTTCAACTGGGGAAAATGAAATAGAAAACTTTCTTATATCAGATGATACGATAAGAACTTTAAAATGTCTCGCAGATCTTGGAGTTGAAATTGATCTTTCACAAAAATTAAAAATAAAAGGAAAAGGTATTAAAAATTTTCAAAAACCCAATTCAATCCTTGACGCTGGCAATTCTGGGACAACAATTCGCCTTCTTGCTGGGATACTTGCTGGACAAAATTTTGATTCCGAAATAACAGGCGACGATTCACTGCGCAGACGCCCGATGATGCGAATTGTAAAGCCACTTAAGTTGATGGGAGCAAGAATTGAAGCTACCGAAAGCGGGACAGCTCCATTAAAAATTTTCGCTGTTGAAAAGTTAAATCCCATAGAATATGAACTTGAAGTTCCAAGCGCTCAAGTGAAATCTTGCCTAATTTTTGCCGGGCTCCATGCGGATGGGAAAACAACTATAATAGAAAAAATTCCAAGCAGGGACCACACAGAAAGATTGCTTAATTTAAATGTAAAAAACGAAAGTGGCAAAAGAATAATTGAAGTTGAACCGGAAATAAAAATAAAACCACAACACTACGTTATCCCAAGCGATATATCATCAGCGTCTTTTTTTATCGTCGCTGGCTTGATTATCCCAAATTCTCACATAGTTATAAAAAATGTAGGTTTAAATCCAACAAGAATTGGATTTATAGATGTTCTCAAAAAAATGGGGGCACAAATTCAAATTCAAAACTTAAAAGAAGTAACAAATGAACCGATTGGTGATTTGATTGTTAAGTCTGAAAAGGAAATAAATCTTAAAAACTTAACTCTTTCGGGTGAAATAATTCCAAACATCATTGATGAGATACCTATACTTGCAATTGCTGGAACAGTTGCGGAAGGCACTTTTGAGGTTCGCGACGCTTGGGATTTGCGAAATAAGGAAAGCGATAGAATAAAAGCAGTAGTTATGAATTTGAGAAGTATGGGAGTTGAAGTTGAAGAATATGAAGATGGTTTTGCCTTTGAAGGTGGAAAAAAATTAAGGGGAACTTTAATTAAAACATTCGGAGATCACAGGATTGCAATGGCCTTCTCAATCGCCGGATTAATAGCCGAAGGTGAAACATATATAGATGAACCTGATTGCGTTAAAATTTCTTTGCCAAACTTTTACGAAATTTTGAAAAAAATTATAAATTAA